From Leopardus geoffroyi isolate Oge1 chromosome B4, O.geoffroyi_Oge1_pat1.0, whole genome shotgun sequence, a single genomic window includes:
- the CCNT1 gene encoding cyclin-T1: MEGERKNNNKRWYFTREQLENSPSRRFGLDPDKELSSRQQAANLLQDMGQRLNVSQLTINTAIVYMHRFYMIQSFTQFHRNSVAPAALFLAAKVEEQPKKLEHVIKVAHACLHPQESLPDTRSEAYLQQVQDLVILESIILQTLGFELTIDHPHTHVVKCTQLVRASKDLAQTSYFMATNSLHLTTFSLQYTPPVVACVCIHLACKWSNWEIPVSTDGKHWWEYVDATVTLELLDELTHEFLQILEKTPNRLKRIRNWRACQAARKTKADDRGTDENTSEQTILNMISQSSSDTTIAGLMSMSTSSTTSSVPSLPATEESSSNLSNVEMLQGERWLSSQPPFKLEPAQGHRTSENLALIGVDHSLQQDGSNTFISQKQNSKSVPSAKVSLKEYRAKHAEELAAQKRQLENMEANVKSQYAYAAQNLLSHHDSHSSVILKMPVEGSENPERPFLEKADKAALKMRIPVASGDKAASSKPEEIKMRIKVHAAADKHNSVEDSVTKSREHKEKHKTHPSNHHHHHHNHHSHKHSHSQLPAGTGNKRPGDPKHSSQTSTLAHKPYSLSSSFSSSSSTRKRGPSEETGGAVFDHPAKIAKSTKSSSINFPFPPLPTMAQLPGHSSDTSGLPFTQPSCKTRVPHMKLDKGPTGANGHNTTQTIDYQDTVNMLHSLLSAQGVQPTQPPAFEFVHSYGEYLNPRGGGMSSRSGNTDKPRLPPLPSEPPPPLPPLPK; encoded by the exons atggagggagagaggaagaacaacaacaaacgGTGGTATTTTACTCGAGAACAGCTGGAAAACAGCCCGTCCCGTCGTTTTGGCCTGGACCCAGATAAAGAACTTTCTTCTCGCCAGCAGGCGGCCAATCTGCTCCAGGACATGGGACAACGTCTTAACGT CTCACAATTGACTATCAACACTGCTATAGTATACATGCATCGATTCTACATGATTCAGTCCTTTACACAGTTCCATCGAAAT TCTGTGGCTCCAGCGGCCTTATTTCTAGCAGCTAAAGTAGAGGAGCAACCAAAAAAATTGGAACACGTCATCAAGGTAGCACATGCTTGTCTCCATCCACAGGAATCACTTCCTGATACTAGGAGTGAG GCTTACCTGCAACAAGTTCAAGATCTGGTGATATTAGAAAGCATAATTCTGCAGACTTTAg gatttgaaCTAACAATTGATCATCCACATACACATGTGGTAAAGTGCACTCAACTGGTTCGAG cAAGCAAGGACTTAGCACAGACTTCTTACTTCATGGCAACCAACag CCTGCATTTGACCACATTTAGCCTGCAGTACACACCTCCTGTGGTGGCCTGTGTCTGCATTCATCTGGCTTGCAAGTGGTCCAACTGGGAGATCCCAGTCTCCACTGATGGGAAGCACTGGTGGGAGTATGTTGACGCCACTGTGACCTTGGAACTTTTAGATG aactgacacatgaatttcTACAGATTCTGGAGAAAACTCCCAACAGGCTCAAACGAATTCGGAATTGGAGG GCATGCCAGGCtgccaggaaaacaaaagcagatgaTCGAGGAACAGATGAAAACACTTCGGAGCAGACAATTCTCAATATGATTTCCCAGAGCTCTTCAGACACAACTATCGCAGGTTTAATGAGCATGTCAACTTCTTCTACCACAAGTTCAGTGCCTTCCCTTCCAGCCACTGAAGAGTCATCCAGCAACTTAAGCAATGTGGAGATGTTGCAGGGCGAACGTTGGCTGTCCTCCCAACCCCCTTTTAAACTGGAACCTGCTCAGGGTCATCGGACTAGTGAGAATTTAGCACTTATAGGAGTTGATCATTCTTTGCAACAGGATGGTTCGAATACATTTATTTCCCAGAAGCAAAATAGTAAGAGTGTGCCATCAGCTAAAGTGTCTCTGAAAGAATACCGTGCAAAGCATGCAGAAGAGTTGGCTGCCCAAAAGAGGCAATTAGAGAACATGGAGGCCAATGTGAAGTCACAGTATGCATATGCTGCCCAGAATCTCCTGTCACACCATGATAGCCATTCTTCGGTCATTCTGAAAATGCCCGTAGAGGGCTCAGAAAACCCTGAGCGGCCTTTTCTGGAAAAAGCTGACAAAGCAGCTCTCAAAATGAGAATCCCAGTGGCAAGTGGAGATAAAGCTGCCTCTTCAAAACCAGAGGAGATAAAAATGCGCATTAAAGTCCATGCTGCAGCTGACAAGCACAATTCTGTAGAGGACAGTGTCACAAAGAGCCGAGAGCACAAAGAAAAGCACAAGACCCACCCAtctaatcatcatcatcatcatcataatcaccACTCACACAAGCACTCTCACTCACAGCTTCCAGCTGGTACTGGGAACAAACGTCCAGGTGATCCAAAACATAGTAGCCAGACAAGCACCTTAGCACACAAACCCTATAGCTTGTCtagttctttctcctcttccagttCTACTCGTAAAAGGGGCCCCTCTGAAGAGACTGGAGGGGCAGTGTTTGATCATCCAGCCAAGATTGCCAAGAGTACTAAATCCTCTTCCATaaatttccccttccctcctcttcctacAATGGCCCAGTTGCCTGGGCATAGCTCAGACACAAGTGGCCTTCCCTTTACACAGCCTAGCTGTAAAACTCGAGTTCCTCATATGAAACTGGACAAAGGGCCCACTGGGGCCAATGGTCACAACACAACCCAGACAATAGACTATCAAGATACTGTGAATATGCTTCACTCCCTTCTCAGTGCCCAAGGTGTGCAGCCCACTCAGCCCCCTGCATTTGAATTTGTTCATTCTTATGGTGAATATCTGAATCCACGGGGTGGTGGAATGTCCTCCAGGTCTGGCAATACAGACAAACCCCGGCTCCCACCTCTACCATCAGAACCTCCTCCACCACTTCCACCCCTTcctaagtaa